CTTCGAACTCACCAGCAAGCGTTGGATAAACGGCTAAGATTTCTTGCTTCAGCTGCGCTGGCGTAAGTTGCTTAAGTTTATCCAGTGTTTCACCTTGGTGATACCAGATCAAATTAGCGTACGGTGCCTGCAGAGGCAAAAAAGCCACCGGACCTGTCGATTGAAATTGTTGCCAAGTAATATCTTGTTGCTCAGCGTCGAGTTTAATTAAGATGCCCATGCAATGCTGTTGATATTGCCACCCTGTGACACCAATTCCAGCCAAAGTACGTGTTTTTGATTGCGCACCATCTGCACCAATGACCAAATCAGCGCTGAGTGAGGTATTTGAAAACGTGAGAGTCACCCGCTCATCAGCAGTATTAAGGCTAATGAGTTCTCCCAGATCACTGTGCACTGTAATGTCGTACTGAGAAAACTGTGACCAAAGTGCGGCTTGAATGACTTTATTTTCGATAATATGGCCCAAATGCGATTGATTAATCTCATCAGCCGAAAAAGTTAAGGTATGCGCCGCTGATTCAAAAGCGGCCAGACGACGATAAACCGCATGGCGATGTGATTGAATAATCGGCCAAGCGCCTAATTGAGAAAATAACTGTTCAGAAAAGCGATTAATTGCAGAAACACGAATATCAATTTCGGGATCAGATAAAACGGCGTCAGCATCAATTGGGTGTTGCTCTACGATATTAACGCGTGCACCCTGCTGAGCTAATTTGATTGCCATTGCAGCACCCACCATGCCACCACCGACAATGATCACTTCATTTTTCATAATTAGTCTCTTTATCTAAGATCGGATTATTGTATCGCAATTCCGCTAAAAATAACCTTTTCACCTGAATCTTGGACGGTTTTTTCACTCTTTTTCGCGATTAATCTTTGCGCAAACCTGATTAGTTTAAATCTATACTTGGCGAGCGGCTGTGATAGTTATAAAATACGCGTCCTTTAAGCGGTCGGTTTATAAACGAGGCAATAGTTAGATGAGTAAAAAGCTGCATATTAAAACCTGGGGTTGTCAGATGAATGAATATGACTCTCAGAAAATGGCTGATTTATTAGATGCCACCAATGGCTATCAATTAACAGAAGAAGCTGAAAATGCGGATGTTATTCTTTTAAATACCTGTTCTATTCGTGAAAAGGCACAAGAAAAGGTGTTTCACCAACTTGGCCGCTGGAAATTATTGAAAGACGATAACCCTGATTTAGTCATTGGTGTAGGTGGATGTGTGGCATCACAAGAAGGTGAAGTGATCCGCCAACGTGCGCCCTTCGTCGATATCGTGTTTGGCCCGCAAACATTGCATCGCCTTCCTGAAATGATTAAACAAGTCCAAGAAAAGCAAGGATCTGTGGTTGATATTTCATTCCCTGAGATTGAAAAATTTGACCGCCTACCTGAGCCAAAAGCTGAAGGTCCAACCGCTTTTGTATCGATTATGGAAGGTTGTTCTAAATACTGTACTTTCTGTGTAGTCCCTTATACTCGTGGTGAAGAAGTTAGCCGTCCACTGGATGACGTTATTTTAGAAGTCGCGCAACTTGCCGAGCAAGGCGTACGTGAAGTGAACTTACTCGGTCAAAACGTGAATGCTTACCGTGGCAAAATGCACGACGGTGAGATTTGTTATTTTTCTGATTTATTACGCTATGTTGCAGCGATTGATGGCATTGACCGTATTCGTTATACCACGTCTCACCCTGTCGAATTCACGCCTGATATTATCGAAGCATATGCGGATATTCCTGAGTTAGTCGATCATTTACACTTACCCGTGCAAAGTGGTTCAGACCGCATTTTAGCTCTGATGAAACGCGCGCATACGGCACTAGAATATAAATCGACAATTCGTAAATTGAAAAAAATTCGCCCGAACCTCAGCATGTCTTCTGACTTCATTATTGGTTTCCCGGGTGAAACGACTGCTGATTTTGAAGCAACGATGAATCTCATCAACGATATCGGTTTTGACATGAGCTTCAGCTTTATCTACAGCGCGCGTCCAGGTACCCCTGCCGCTGATTTACCAGATGACGTGTCTGAGCAAGAGAAAAAAGAACGTTTATATATTTTGCAAAACCGCATTACTCAGTTTGCGCAACAAATCAGTCGCCAAATGTTTGGCACAGAGCAACGTATTTTAGTTGAAGGGCCTTCGAAAAAGAATCCAATGGAGCTTCGTGGTCGTACTGAAAACAACAGAGTTGTAAACTTTGTCGGTGACCATAAATTAATAGGCCAATTTGTTGATGTCAAAATCACCGAAGCCTTACCAAACTCATTACGTGGCGACCTCGTTCGCACAGAAGCGCAAATGAACTTGCGTAAAGATATCGCACCTGCGGCTATTTTAAGTAAAAATGCGCCTGAGCAAGCCAATGACATTGGCGTTGCGACATTTACGCCGTAATTTTAAATTTTAGCACTACTGTTCACGCCAGCAAGTTGCTG
This region of Pseudoalteromonas ulvae UL12 genomic DNA includes:
- a CDS encoding FAD-dependent monooxygenase gives rise to the protein MKNEVIIVGGGMVGAAMAIKLAQQGARVNIVEQHPIDADAVLSDPEIDIRVSAINRFSEQLFSQLGAWPIIQSHRHAVYRRLAAFESAAHTLTFSADEINQSHLGHIIENKVIQAALWSQFSQYDITVHSDLGELISLNTADERVTLTFSNTSLSADLVIGADGAQSKTRTLAGIGVTGWQYQQHCMGILIKLDAEQQDITWQQFQSTGPVAFLPLQAPYANLIWYHQGETLDKLKQLTPAQLKQEILAVYPTLAGEFEVLRHAVFPLTRQHANQYFADRVVLIGDSAHAINPLAGQGVNLGFKDVVELAKCLHNQSDLGAVAGLAQYQQQRKRANLLMMSAMDACYLGFSNQAKGLSWIRQRMLGLANRSGPIKKQVLKYAMGETETMS
- the miaB gene encoding tRNA (N6-isopentenyl adenosine(37)-C2)-methylthiotransferase MiaB — translated: MSKKLHIKTWGCQMNEYDSQKMADLLDATNGYQLTEEAENADVILLNTCSIREKAQEKVFHQLGRWKLLKDDNPDLVIGVGGCVASQEGEVIRQRAPFVDIVFGPQTLHRLPEMIKQVQEKQGSVVDISFPEIEKFDRLPEPKAEGPTAFVSIMEGCSKYCTFCVVPYTRGEEVSRPLDDVILEVAQLAEQGVREVNLLGQNVNAYRGKMHDGEICYFSDLLRYVAAIDGIDRIRYTTSHPVEFTPDIIEAYADIPELVDHLHLPVQSGSDRILALMKRAHTALEYKSTIRKLKKIRPNLSMSSDFIIGFPGETTADFEATMNLINDIGFDMSFSFIYSARPGTPAADLPDDVSEQEKKERLYILQNRITQFAQQISRQMFGTEQRILVEGPSKKNPMELRGRTENNRVVNFVGDHKLIGQFVDVKITEALPNSLRGDLVRTEAQMNLRKDIAPAAILSKNAPEQANDIGVATFTP